From the Clostridium putrefaciens genome, one window contains:
- a CDS encoding aldo/keto reductase — MKSFTKSFKLNNGVQMPCLGFGTFEIENDDAIKDSILEALKAGYRHIDTASMYKNEDGIGNTIKESDVLRREIFLTSKVWNGDHGYDNTLRAFEASLKKLKTDYLDLYLIHWPKDLNRQTWKALERLYDEKLIRSIGVSNFKVHHLSEIMVKANICPMVNQVEFHPRLQNKEVLNFCMKNGIQLEAWGPLMQGEVFSIDLMKDLSIKYNKTISQITLRWDIQMGVVTIPKSVTKSRIKENTEIFDFEISLEDMEKIASLNKEERIGPDPDEITF, encoded by the coding sequence ATGAAAAGTTTTACTAAAAGTTTTAAGTTGAATAATGGTGTACAAATGCCTTGCTTAGGATTTGGCACTTTTGAAATTGAGAATGATGATGCTATTAAAGATTCCATATTAGAAGCTTTAAAGGCTGGATATAGGCATATAGACACGGCTTCTATGTATAAAAATGAAGACGGAATAGGAAATACAATTAAGGAAAGTGATGTTTTAAGAAGAGAGATCTTCCTAACAAGTAAGGTTTGGAATGGGGATCATGGATATGATAATACACTTAGAGCTTTTGAAGCGTCCCTTAAAAAACTTAAAACGGACTATTTAGATTTATACCTTATACATTGGCCTAAAGATTTAAATAGACAGACATGGAAGGCCTTGGAAAGGCTTTATGATGAAAAGCTTATAAGGTCCATAGGTGTTAGTAACTTTAAAGTACATCATTTAAGTGAGATTATGGTAAAAGCTAATATATGTCCTATGGTAAATCAAGTTGAATTCCATCCTCGGCTTCAAAATAAAGAGGTTTTAAATTTTTGTATGAAAAATGGTATTCAGTTAGAAGCTTGGGGACCACTTATGCAAGGTGAAGTCTTTTCTATAGATCTTATGAAAGATCTTTCTATTAAATATAATAAAACCATATCACAAATTACATTAAGATGGGATATTCAAATGGGAGTTGTAACAATACCTAAATCAGTAACTAAAAGTAGAATAAAAGAAAACACAGAGATATTTGATTTTGAGATCTCTTTAGAGGATATGGAAAAGATAGCTTCTTTAAATAAAGAAGAAAGAATTGGGCCTGACCCAGATGAAATTACTTTTTAA
- a CDS encoding 50S ribosomal protein L25, protein MPVDNILALERSSNVKRIRREGFIPGVIYGQDFEAKIVQFDFLELNKLLKDNTKTSRFKVNIGDSSTRCIVKEVQRDAATGKLIHIDMQSISENEEIKIKIPITFTGKRMIESKNLMIENYLTELELSGKMKYMPEGIEIDVENKELGDKIIVSDIKIDSNLEVLEDKDEVVALISSAKQQEMKADETEEAVTSEE, encoded by the coding sequence ATGCCAGTAGATAATATACTAGCTTTAGAAAGAAGCTCAAATGTAAAAAGGATAAGAAGAGAGGGATTTATACCGGGAGTAATTTACGGACAAGATTTTGAGGCAAAAATTGTTCAATTTGATTTTCTTGAACTAAATAAACTATTAAAGGATAATACAAAGACATCTAGATTTAAAGTTAATATTGGGGATTCAAGCACAAGATGTATAGTTAAAGAAGTTCAAAGAGACGCAGCAACCGGAAAGCTCATCCATATAGATATGCAATCTATAAGCGAAAACGAAGAAATTAAGATCAAAATTCCAATTACATTTACAGGTAAAAGGATGATTGAGAGTAAAAATTTAATGATCGAAAATTACTTAACTGAATTAGAGTTAAGTGGTAAAATGAAGTATATGCCAGAAGGAATTGAAATAGATGTAGAAAATAAAGAGCTTGGTGACAAAATCATTGTAAGTGATATAAAGATAGATTCTAATCTTGAGGTCCTTGAGGATAAAGATGAAGTTGTTGCATTAATATCCTCAGCAAAACAACAAGAAATGAAGGCTGATGAAACAGAAGAAGCTGTAACTTCTGAAGAATAA
- a CDS encoding RidA family protein, translating to MNKEVILTNDAPGAIGPYSQAIKAGNFIYTSGQLPINAKNNELMEDIKSATAQCLENVKAILEEAGTSMDKVVKTLVFLKDLNDFSDMNEVYASYFKENPPARSCIEISKLPKDAIVEIEVVALI from the coding sequence ATGAATAAAGAAGTTATATTAACAAATGATGCTCCGGGGGCTATAGGACCTTACTCTCAAGCTATAAAGGCGGGTAACTTTATTTATACTTCAGGTCAGTTGCCAATTAACGCAAAGAATAATGAATTAATGGAAGATATAAAAAGTGCTACAGCGCAGTGCCTTGAAAATGTTAAGGCTATATTAGAGGAAGCTGGAACATCTATGGATAAGGTTGTTAAAACACTAGTGTTTTTAAAAGATTTAAATGACTTTTCAGATATGAATGAAGTATATGCAAGTTATTTCAAAGAAAATCCACCAGCAAGATCTTGTATTGAAATTTCTAAATTACCTAAAGATGCTATAGTAGAAATAGAAGTTGTAGCCTTAATATAA
- a CDS encoding YkgJ family cysteine cluster protein, translating to MGSIIMKEKRVKVKDQNLCLCNSGKAYEECCKSKKQEYYTLGKNYENKDMIFNHTSNMKVYDEITDYAMYNIFDLEGQSVLTISKSMEILNNIYEKVNRGMNQFSHFAPCKKGCSSCCSLYVDLTAIEAENIRRYVVDNKSDDEINAYKTKLKEIKEEVETTSRPYELSKEELDKLHYEYALKDIPCIFLNEEGACGIYEARPLSCRKFIVFSARDKCEDNVSKVISPNLAPTNIGRLAIDHLSMITGRYKNLIYINEGDKSPIKRPLMQWIEEDFYDINRKP from the coding sequence TTGGGCAGTATTATTATGAAAGAAAAAAGGGTAAAGGTTAAAGATCAAAATCTTTGTCTTTGTAATAGTGGTAAAGCGTATGAGGAATGTTGTAAATCAAAAAAACAAGAGTATTATACATTAGGTAAAAATTATGAGAATAAAGACATGATCTTTAATCATACATCTAATATGAAAGTTTATGATGAAATAACAGATTACGCTATGTATAACATTTTTGATTTAGAAGGACAATCAGTTTTAACTATTAGTAAATCAATGGAGATTTTAAATAACATATATGAAAAGGTTAATAGGGGAATGAATCAATTTTCACATTTTGCTCCTTGTAAAAAGGGATGCTCTTCTTGTTGTAGTCTTTATGTAGACCTTACAGCTATTGAAGCAGAAAATATTAGAAGATATGTTGTAGATAATAAAAGCGATGATGAAATAAATGCTTACAAAACAAAGTTAAAAGAAATCAAAGAAGAGGTAGAAACTACTTCAAGACCTTATGAATTAAGCAAAGAAGAATTGGATAAGCTACATTATGAATATGCTTTAAAGGATATTCCTTGTATATTTTTAAATGAAGAGGGGGCTTGCGGTATATACGAAGCTAGACCTTTAAGTTGTAGGAAGTTTATAGTATTTTCAGCTAGGGATAAATGTGAAGATAATGTTTCAAAAGTAATATCACCAAATTTAGCTCCCACTAATATAGGGAGACTTGCAATAGATCACTTATCCATGATTACAGGAAGATATAAGAATTTAATTTATATAAATGAAGGGGATAAGAGTCCAATTAAAAGGCCGCTTATGCAGTGGATTGAAGAAGACTTTTATGATATAAATAGAAAACCTTAA
- a CDS encoding P-II family nitrogen regulator, with amino-acid sequence MFEVEAIIVIVDRGRAHKLIQSAKTVGAKGATTFYGRGTGESEGKRFFNLDVEPSKEVIIILSEKENSKNIMDEIIKVGRLNEPGTGIIFTMPVSSLVGLHHREL; translated from the coding sequence ATGTTTGAAGTAGAGGCTATTATAGTCATAGTTGATAGAGGAAGAGCTCATAAGTTAATTCAAAGTGCCAAAACTGTAGGAGCAAAAGGTGCAACCACCTTCTATGGACGAGGAACCGGAGAAAGCGAAGGGAAAAGGTTTTTTAATTTAGATGTAGAGCCTTCTAAAGAGGTTATAATTATACTTTCAGAAAAAGAAAATAGTAAAAATATAATGGATGAGATAATTAAAGTAGGAAGGCTTAATGAACCAGGTACAGGAATAATATTTACAATGCCAGTGTCTAGCCTAGTGGGATTACATCATAGAGAACTTTAA
- a CDS encoding DUF1538 domain-containing protein: MVLNILKGLALTAKDIIPVSLFLIVFQIFVLKSPIGDIKPLILGIVLSTVGLYMFIKGLEIGLMPLGSSVGSKLPLLDNKLLVIAFAFILGYTTTLAEPALASLAMEIEELSVGTMNNKWLIHAVATGVGIGISLGMIKIMYSIPYTHIIIPMVLIASILAYFAPNSITGIAFDSGGVTTGPVTVPLNMALAIGLSSVISGSDPLLDGFGIIGLASITPIIAVLLLGIIVKF, translated from the coding sequence TTGGTTTTAAACATTTTAAAAGGATTGGCTTTAACGGCTAAAGATATAATACCTGTATCTTTATTTTTAATAGTATTTCAGATCTTTGTACTTAAAAGTCCTATAGGAGATATTAAGCCACTTATATTAGGTATTGTATTAAGTACTGTTGGTTTGTATATGTTTATAAAAGGTTTGGAAATTGGGCTTATGCCACTAGGAAGCTCTGTAGGGTCTAAATTACCACTATTAGATAATAAGCTACTAGTGATAGCCTTTGCATTTATACTTGGATATACCACAACACTTGCAGAACCGGCGTTAGCATCTTTGGCTATGGAAATAGAAGAACTTTCAGTTGGAACCATGAATAATAAATGGCTCATTCATGCAGTAGCAACAGGGGTTGGTATAGGAATATCACTTGGTATGATAAAGATAATGTATAGTATTCCGTATACTCATATAATAATACCAATGGTATTGATTGCATCAATTCTTGCTTATTTTGCACCAAATAGCATAACTGGTATAGCCTTTGATTCAGGGGGAGTTACTACAGGCCCTGTTACTGTTCCATTAAACATGGCACTAGCCATAGGACTATCCTCTGTAATAAGTGGCAGCGACCCTTTACTTGATGGATTTGGTATAATAGGTCTAGCTTCCATTACTCCTATAATTGCTGTATTATTATTAGGTATTATAGTAAAGTTTTAA
- a CDS encoding MATE family efflux transporter: MNKKNDVLNVSLPIISQMLVYTFMSIFDMMMVGKYAGNKAVNILGLSNAMVTIFINIIIINGISIGMISIISRYIGAKDSYKASLFSYNGIMIGLFMGLIITAITFLFGNQILYLMGARGDLLYITFNFSKINAVAMFFYIISSLVNAMFIAYGYSYIPLLSSLIQFVTKIFLNYIFMFIILKNHININVVAISSLISYIAGFIFCICMVRKYRFKFNILFKNLKFSLSIAKEIIELSIPSSFEEAAYSISRLICTSIIMYSGSMYFSANEIANTIESISFMPGTSFGIATTTLVGIKIGERDIKEANTVAFECAFYALIMMCSFSLIFLFMPNFLVKFFVGKGDLKVAYLAGKCLAISAIEQPFIAISLVFAGGLKGLGDTKTPFYISVFTAFFIRLPLIYYFMYILKYNITAVWWITALQWGIDGVLMLIFFKYKIFKRLTKY; encoded by the coding sequence ATGAATAAAAAAAATGACGTCTTAAATGTATCGCTTCCTATAATTAGTCAGATGTTAGTTTATACATTCATGTCTATTTTTGATATGATGATGGTAGGAAAATATGCAGGAAATAAAGCTGTAAATATATTAGGCCTTAGTAATGCTATGGTTACAATTTTTATAAATATAATTATTATAAATGGTATATCAATAGGTATGATATCAATAATATCAAGGTATATAGGTGCTAAAGATAGTTATAAAGCATCTCTTTTTTCTTATAATGGAATTATGATTGGGCTATTTATGGGTTTAATTATAACTGCCATAACATTCTTATTTGGAAATCAGATATTGTATCTAATGGGAGCTAGAGGTGATTTATTATATATAACTTTCAACTTTAGTAAGATAAATGCAGTAGCTATGTTTTTTTATATAATATCTAGCTTGGTAAATGCCATGTTTATAGCTTATGGATATAGTTATATTCCATTACTAAGTTCTTTGATTCAATTTGTTACTAAAATATTTTTAAATTATATTTTTATGTTTATTATATTAAAAAACCACATAAATATAAATGTTGTAGCTATTTCTTCGTTAATTTCTTATATAGCTGGTTTTATATTTTGTATTTGCATGGTTAGAAAATATAGATTTAAATTTAATATCTTATTTAAGAATCTTAAGTTTTCGTTAAGTATAGCAAAGGAAATAATAGAGCTATCTATTCCATCTTCTTTTGAGGAGGCAGCTTATAGCATAAGTAGGCTTATATGTACAAGTATAATTATGTACTCAGGAAGTATGTATTTTTCAGCTAATGAAATTGCAAATACTATAGAATCTATATCTTTTATGCCTGGTACTAGTTTTGGTATTGCTACAACTACTCTTGTTGGAATTAAAATAGGGGAAAGGGATATAAAAGAAGCTAATACGGTTGCCTTTGAATGTGCATTTTATGCTTTAATTATGATGTGCAGCTTCTCTTTGATCTTTCTTTTTATGCCTAATTTTCTTGTTAAATTTTTTGTGGGTAAGGGTGACTTAAAGGTAGCCTATCTTGCAGGCAAGTGCCTTGCAATAAGCGCAATAGAACAGCCTTTTATTGCTATATCTTTAGTTTTTGCAGGAGGATTAAAGGGACTTGGAGATACCAAAACACCATTTTATATATCTGTATTTACAGCCTTTTTTATAAGGCTTCCTTTAATATATTATTTTATGTATATATTAAAATATAATATAACTGCTGTGTGGTGGATTACGGCATTACAATGGGGAATAGATGGTGTATTAATGCTTATATTCTTTAAATATAAGATATTTAAAAGGTTAACAAAGTATTAA
- a CDS encoding amidase domain-containing protein — MMKKKSNILIIFFTILFTMFNISNVSALNEQKVSDETKEEIEEVINSIYNSRCMSFLDGDLSALPTHFDTSNKFGRWSLEHEVKRIKYLRDWAYKRDMVFTDVSSQSTIKRISPTNKGFKITLDEYYKFKYNYKEDDPLTENIFGVGLLHSLEIIKREDKFVIYNDWYTDCFEDALKAYSGEIKEDIHISKSPLDFKIPNYYKPKPSYPTVKKGQYNRLEAVNYADRYCGIPWAISDGKKYNKKYKNFTGIGGNCTNYVSQCIGDKEEGGGLNFDGTWFCVYNKTEGASGSSAFVNADAFKNYLIYSGRGTLIKKGTFNTLAAPSKTNPNGEISKLNLGDVIAYAKGSDVDHFAIVTGFDSHGYPLINSHTTDRYHVPWDLGWGDKNIGFYLIHMR; from the coding sequence ATTATGAAAAAAAAATCTAATATTTTAATTATATTTTTCACTATACTTTTTACTATGTTTAATATTTCAAATGTTAGTGCTTTAAATGAACAAAAGGTAAGCGATGAAACAAAAGAAGAGATTGAAGAAGTAATAAACTCTATATATAATTCTAGATGTATGTCCTTTTTAGATGGTGATCTTTCAGCCCTCCCTACCCATTTTGACACCTCAAATAAATTTGGTAGGTGGTCCCTCGAGCATGAGGTTAAAAGAATAAAGTATCTTAGGGACTGGGCATATAAAAGAGATATGGTCTTTACTGATGTAAGCTCTCAATCTACAATAAAAAGAATAAGTCCTACTAATAAAGGTTTCAAAATAACCTTAGATGAGTACTACAAATTTAAATATAACTATAAAGAGGATGATCCTTTAACTGAAAACATATTTGGTGTAGGCTTATTACATTCATTAGAGATTATAAAAAGAGAAGATAAATTTGTAATATATAATGATTGGTATACTGATTGTTTCGAAGATGCATTAAAGGCTTATTCCGGTGAAATAAAAGAGGATATTCATATTTCAAAGTCCCCTCTTGACTTTAAAATACCTAATTATTATAAACCTAAACCTTCTTATCCTACTGTGAAAAAGGGTCAATATAATAGATTAGAGGCTGTAAATTATGCTGACAGATATTGCGGAATACCCTGGGCTATTAGTGATGGTAAAAAATATAATAAGAAATACAAAAACTTCACTGGGATTGGAGGTAACTGTACCAATTATGTATCTCAATGCATAGGTGACAAGGAAGAGGGCGGTGGATTAAACTTTGATGGGACTTGGTTTTGTGTTTATAATAAAACTGAGGGTGCTAGTGGTAGTTCTGCTTTTGTAAATGCAGATGCTTTTAAAAATTATCTTATATACAGTGGTAGAGGTACTTTAATAAAAAAAGGAACATTTAATACTCTTGCAGCACCTTCTAAAACTAATCCAAATGGAGAAATCTCAAAACTTAATTTAGGTGATGTTATTGCATACGCAAAGGGTAGTGATGTAGATCATTTTGCTATAGTTACAGGTTTTGATTCTCATGGATATCCTTTAATAAATTCTCATACTACAGATAGATATCATGTACCTTGGGATTTAGGTTGGGGAGATAAAAATATAGGCTTTTATTTAATCCATATGAGGTAA
- a CDS encoding LTA synthase family protein: MNKYKSEEESQGSFVGNVTKKIKSVDCMFILTYFIILIKDIFMLSIIHSNNINIFNINIIMQFMDPRKMRIFTHSSIIIIILSFAFLFKKKGRLKFYITVDIIFSLLMIVDLITARSIGGFITLNYLKHANISFKDIFNFYKYIRPIDIIFLIDIPFILKRYKSDALFYKEKRKVLAFILVFIVAIFSSNYLHKMLDVKEKVEDVGFITHYWEPFGSIYDTSPLGYIAFDFYDELKGNKKSELTLEDIDNIENWFKANKEEIPENDHKGIFKGKNVILIQTESVENFMINQSIRGEEITPYLNKMIKSSLYFPNFYDQTNSGVSSDADLMTNTGIFPIRGKSTFWENPYTEYESLPKILKDYKYNSLLLHGEKGGNWNFKIATENMGFDQILDKRVIDIKPEEVNYLGGISDKTILMSLLDNVAKMEKPFYGHGVILNSHYGFGYVPKEEWRLNLPSDLNGSMVEKYLQSVSYVDKEIECFMNELKEKNLNKDTIVIITGDHGGLNKYCMEDASLFKDSYPWMVEEHPKVPFIIYSEGFEGQTIDTIGGQIDILPTLSYLLGVDKDKYANSSVGKVLVNTNKNYTLLNDNSIVGDIKEEEREHILDGFWVSHNIIKGNYFKVKSNK; this comes from the coding sequence ATGAATAAATATAAGTCAGAAGAAGAAAGTCAAGGATCTTTTGTTGGAAATGTTACTAAGAAAATAAAAAGTGTAGATTGCATGTTTATATTAACCTATTTTATTATTTTAATTAAGGATATATTTATGTTGTCTATTATACATAGTAATAATATAAATATTTTTAATATAAATATTATAATGCAGTTTATGGATCCAAGAAAGATGAGGATTTTTACACATTCTTCAATAATAATTATAATTCTATCGTTTGCATTTTTATTTAAGAAAAAGGGTAGACTTAAGTTTTATATTACTGTAGATATTATATTTTCATTACTTATGATTGTAGATCTTATAACTGCTAGATCTATAGGAGGATTCATTACATTAAATTATTTGAAACATGCAAATATAAGTTTTAAGGATATATTTAATTTTTACAAATATATAAGACCTATAGATATAATATTTTTAATAGACATACCGTTTATTTTAAAAAGGTACAAAAGTGATGCTTTATTTTATAAGGAAAAAAGAAAGGTACTAGCATTCATCCTTGTATTTATTGTGGCTATATTTAGTTCAAATTACCTACATAAGATGTTAGATGTTAAGGAAAAGGTTGAAGATGTGGGATTCATAACCCACTACTGGGAACCTTTTGGTAGCATATATGATACTTCACCTTTAGGATATATAGCATTTGATTTTTATGATGAGTTAAAGGGAAATAAAAAGTCTGAACTTACATTGGAAGATATAGATAATATTGAAAATTGGTTTAAGGCAAATAAAGAGGAAATTCCTGAAAATGATCATAAAGGAATCTTCAAAGGTAAAAATGTTATCTTAATTCAGACTGAGTCAGTTGAAAACTTTATGATAAATCAATCTATTAGAGGGGAAGAGATTACTCCTTATTTGAATAAGATGATTAAAAGTAGTTTATATTTCCCGAACTTTTATGATCAAACAAACTCGGGAGTAAGTTCTGATGCAGATCTTATGACAAATACGGGCATATTTCCTATAAGGGGTAAAAGTACCTTTTGGGAAAATCCTTATACTGAGTATGAATCTCTACCTAAGATACTAAAAGATTATAAGTATAATTCTTTATTGCTCCACGGAGAAAAAGGTGGTAATTGGAACTTCAAAATTGCTACAGAAAACATGGGTTTTGATCAGATTTTGGATAAACGTGTTATTGATATAAAGCCTGAAGAGGTAAATTACCTTGGGGGTATATCAGATAAAACTATATTAATGTCACTTTTAGATAATGTAGCAAAGATGGAAAAACCATTTTATGGACATGGGGTAATTTTAAATTCACATTATGGCTTTGGATATGTACCAAAAGAGGAATGGAGGTTAAATCTTCCTTCAGATTTAAATGGTAGTATGGTGGAAAAGTATCTTCAAAGTGTAAGTTATGTGGATAAAGAAATAGAGTGCTTTATGAATGAACTTAAAGAAAAGAATTTAAATAAAGATACTATAGTAATAATAACAGGAGATCACGGTGGACTAAACAAGTATTGTATGGAAGATGCTTCACTGTTTAAAGATAGCTATCCATGGATGGTAGAAGAGCACCCAAAGGTTCCTTTCATAATATATAGTGAAGGATTTGAAGGGCAGACTATAGATACCATAGGAGGACAAATAGACATACTACCTACCTTGTCCTATCTTTTAGGTGTGGACAAAGATAAGTATGCAAATTCCTCTGTAGGAAAGGTTCTTGTAAATACTAATAAAAATTATACTCTGTTAAATGACAATAGTATAGTTGGAGATATAAAAGAAGAGGAAAGAGAACACATATTAGATGGATTTTGGGTTTCTCATAATATTATAAAAGGAAATTATTTCAAGGTAAAATCTAATAAATAG
- a CDS encoding ABC transporter ATP-binding protein, whose protein sequence is MFKKFVSYYKPYKKLFFLDMLFAIVAVLCDLFYPMMTRKLVNDSIPNKNLRMITIFAGALLVIYIVKVACTYFMQYWGHVVGVRMQADMRRDLFKHLQKLPCDYFDNNKTGDIMSKMINDLMDVSELAHHGPEDLFISIVMIIGSFLILITINTPLTLIVFAFVPFVFIFAFVKRNKMKRAFMETRVKTGDINASLQNSISGIRVSKAFVSHNHELKKFQIGNRNFKVARERAYKAMAEYHSGLGFCTDLLDYVVLIVGGYFTYQGKINIGDFMAYILYVKMFTQPIKKLINFVEQYQNGMTGFKRYMEILSEETEKDKEDPMAFNNVKGKIDFKDVSFKYEDKDILSNLNIEIQAGKTLALVGPSGGGKTTLCNLIPRFYDVDSGDILIDNKSIYDISLEDLRSSIGLVQQEVFLFTGTIKENILYGNQKASDEDIITAAKRANIHEFIMSMSKGYDTFIGERGIKLSGGQKQRISIARVFLKNPPILILDEATSALDNTTEYMIQKSLEELCKGRTTIVVAHRLSTIKNADKILVLTDNGVEESGSHEELLTLNGIYSNLYNAQFINNVVS, encoded by the coding sequence GTGTTCAAAAAGTTTGTAAGTTATTACAAGCCTTATAAAAAACTTTTCTTTTTAGATATGCTATTTGCTATTGTAGCTGTTTTATGTGATTTGTTTTATCCAATGATGACAAGAAAATTAGTAAATGATAGCATCCCAAATAAAAATTTAAGAATGATAACTATATTTGCAGGAGCCCTTTTAGTCATATATATAGTTAAGGTTGCTTGCACTTACTTTATGCAGTATTGGGGGCATGTAGTTGGTGTTAGGATGCAAGCAGATATGAGAAGGGATTTATTTAAACACCTTCAAAAACTTCCTTGTGATTATTTTGATAACAACAAAACAGGGGATATTATGTCAAAGATGATTAACGACTTAATGGATGTATCAGAGCTTGCACATCATGGTCCGGAAGACTTGTTTATATCAATAGTTATGATAATAGGTTCGTTTTTAATATTGATCACAATAAATACACCTTTAACTTTAATAGTTTTTGCATTTGTTCCGTTTGTATTTATATTTGCTTTTGTTAAAAGAAATAAGATGAAAAGGGCCTTTATGGAAACTAGAGTTAAAACAGGGGATATAAATGCTAGTTTACAAAACAGCATATCTGGAATAAGGGTATCAAAGGCCTTTGTAAGTCACAATCATGAACTTAAAAAGTTCCAAATAGGAAATAGAAATTTTAAGGTAGCAAGGGAAAGAGCATATAAAGCTATGGCTGAATACCATTCAGGCCTTGGATTTTGTACAGATCTACTAGATTATGTAGTTTTAATAGTTGGTGGATATTTTACTTATCAGGGAAAGATAAATATTGGAGACTTTATGGCATACATATTGTACGTTAAGATGTTTACTCAACCAATAAAGAAACTTATAAATTTTGTAGAACAATATCAAAATGGAATGACAGGATTTAAAAGGTACATGGAAATATTAAGTGAGGAAACTGAAAAAGATAAGGAAGATCCAATGGCATTTAATAATGTTAAAGGAAAGATAGATTTTAAGGACGTATCTTTTAAATATGAAGATAAAGATATTTTAAGTAATTTAAATATAGAAATACAAGCAGGTAAAACCCTTGCCTTAGTTGGTCCTTCTGGTGGAGGTAAAACAACCTTGTGTAACTTAATACCAAGGTTTTATGATGTGGATTCTGGGGATATACTAATAGATAATAAAAGTATATACGATATAAGCTTAGAAGATTTAAGAAGTAGCATAGGGCTTGTACAACAAGAAGTCTTTTTATTTACAGGTACAATAAAAGAAAACATTTTATATGGTAACCAAAAAGCTAGTGATGAAGATATTATAACAGCAGCTAAAAGAGCTAATATACATGAATTTATAATGTCGATGTCAAAAGGTTATGATACATTCATTGGTGAGAGGGGTATTAAGTTATCAGGTGGTCAAAAACAAAGAATATCTATAGCTAGAGTGTTCCTTAAGAACCCACCAATACTTATATTAGATGAGGCAACTTCAGCCTTAGATAATACTACAGAGTATATGATACAAAAGTCATTAGAAGAGTTATGTAAAGGTAGAACTACAATTGTTGTAGCACATAGATTATCAACTATAAAGAATGCGGATAAAATATTAGTTTTAACTGATAATGGTGTAGAAGAAAGCGGAAGTCATGAAGAGTTATTAACCTTAAATGGAATATATAGTAACCTTTACAATGCTCAATTCATTAACAATGTAGTTTCTTAG
- a CDS encoding DUF1653 domain-containing protein: MVSKREIKNETFYKHFKGNYYKVIYIAKHSETLEDMVVYQPQYGDMSIWVRPLSMFLEQVEFNGKVVNRFEECGYKDLNTDK, from the coding sequence ATGGTTAGTAAAAGAGAAATTAAAAATGAAACCTTTTATAAACATTTTAAGGGGAATTATTATAAAGTTATATATATAGCTAAACATTCTGAAACTCTTGAAGATATGGTAGTTTACCAACCGCAATATGGAGATATGAGTATATGGGTTAGGCCACTTTCTATGTTTTTAGAGCAGGTAGAGTTTAATGGTAAAGTAGTAAATAGGTTTGAGGAGTGTGGTTATAAAGATTTAAATACAGATAAGTAA